Genomic DNA from Candidatus Poribacteria bacterium:
GCCGACAGGAGTGTCAGGTTCTGGCGCGCTTGGGGGGTCGGCATCCGTTGTGCGGGATCGGCGTGACGTCCTTGATCAGCGTCACCTCGATACCGGCGGAATGGAGCGCGCGGATCGCGGACTCTCGCCCCGACCCTGGGCCCTTCACCCACACCTGAACGCGGCGCACGCCGTGTTCCATGGCAGAGCGCGCACACGCCTCCGCAGCCTGCTGCGCAGCGAACGGCGTGCTCTTGCGCGAGCCGGTGAAGCCCGCCGAGCCGCCCGTCGCCCAGGAGATCGTGTCGCCACGCTCGTCGGTGATCGTGATGATCGTGTTATTGAACGTCGTCTGAATGTGCGCGATGCCGTTCGTGATGTTCTTGCGCTCGCGCCGCCGTGTACGCGTACCTCTCGACCGCACTCGGAGCTCCTTCGCGTCCCTATCGGGATGCCGTCAGCCGGATCAGTGCTTCGCCTTCGCCTTGCGGCCGACGGAGATCGTCCGGGCGCGGCCCTTGCGGGTCCTGGCGTTCGTGCTCGTGCGCTGACCCCGAACGGGCAGTCCGCGGCGATGCCGCGTGCCTCGGTAGCAGTTGATGTCCGTCAGCCGCTTGATGTTCATGTCCGTTTCGCGCCGCAGGTCACCCTCGATGAACGTGTTGTAGTAAGAGGATTCCTGCTGCGGCAGGATTTCGCCGAGACGCTCCAGGGCATCACGAAGGCGGTTCACATCGTCTTCGGTCAGATCGTCCGTCTTAGTGGCGGGATCCAGCTCGATGTGCTCTAGGATCCTAGACGAAGTGAACGGCCCAATCCCATAGATGTAGGTGAGCCCAACCTCGATGCGCTTATTCCTCGGCAACTCGACGCCGGCGATACGTGCCATACGCGCTGGTACCTCCTACGCGCCCTAGCCCTGTCGCTGCTTGTGTCGTGGATTCTGGCAGATGACGCGCAAGACTCCCGCGCGCTTCACAACGCGGCACTTGTCGCACATCTTCTTCACGGACGCCCGAACCTTCATCAGCCACCCCAGTTCCGTACGAATGATGCCCTCAAGCCCCTGCCTTTGTCCGACGGGAGCCTACTTCTTGCGCAGGACGATGCGGCCTCGAGTCAAGTCGTAGGGCGAAAGCTCCACCTTGACGCGGTCGCCCGGCACGATCCTGATGTAGTTGACCCGCATCCGCCCGGAGATGTGGGCGAGCACTTCGTGCCCGTTGTCCAGCTTGACGCGGAAGACGGCATTGGGGAGCGACTCGTTGACCACTCCCTCCATCTCGATCCCGTCCTTCGCCATACATGCCCCCTGAGGTGCGGTTTCGGTCACGTGCTGCCGGCAGCGGTGACGCTTGCGGTTCCTACGGTCGCTCGGTCACATGCTCCGTGAGGTACTGCACGATCGCCGACTCGACGGCGTCCGCGGATTGCGTGCCGTCCACCGAGACCAGCAAGCCTTGACGGTCGAAATACTCTCGAAGCGGAGCCGTCTCTTCGTTATAGACCTCGAGACGCTTCCGCACGGCGACCGGTTCGTCATCGGGTCTCTGCACGAGCTCCTCGCCATCGGCGTCACAGACGCCATCCACCCGAGGCGGAGCGAACGTCACATGGAACGACCGCCCACAATGGGGGCAGGTGCGTCTGCCCGAGATCCGCTCGATGATCACGTCGTCCTCGGCATCGAGGAAGAACGTCGCATCCAGCAGCAGGCGGCGTTTCTTCAGCAGCGAGTCGAGCGTGTACGCCTGAGCCAGCGTCCGTGGGAAGCCGTCGAGGATGAACCCCGGACGGCAATCCGGCTGGATCAGCCGTCGCTCGATGATATCCGCCACCAGCAGATCGGGTGCCAGTAGCCCCTTGTCCAAGTACGACCGCAACTCCAGTCCGAGCGGCGACCCCGACCGAATCGTCTGTCGCAGCGTGTCGCCCGTGGAGATGTGCGCGAGCCCGTAGCGCGTGGCGACCCGCGTCGCCTGAGTGCCCTTGCCAACTCCGGGAGGTCCGAAGATGACCAACCGCATGGGTGAGTTTCCTTCTCCGGGTGCACGAGCCGGTTCCGCGCTCCGTGGTCCCCGTCAGTTCCGCCGCTTCTCTGAGGGCTGCCGTGGTATCGCCACTCAGATAGTAGCCGGTTCACCTCACCCGATGCACAGGCATACGTCTGTCCAGACAGAACGCCTAACGACGTCCCTTGACCTTCTGCCCCTTGAGCAATCCCTCGTAGTTGTGCGTCCGAAGCTGCGCGTCCAGCCACTGCATTCGGTCGAGGGCGACGCCGACCACGATGAGGATCGACGTCCCACCGATGCCGCTCAGTTG
This window encodes:
- the rpsK gene encoding 30S ribosomal protein S11, which translates into the protein MRSRGTRTRRRERKNITNGIAHIQTTFNNTIITITDERGDTISWATGGSAGFTGSRKSTPFAAQQAAEACARSAMEHGVRRVQVWVKGPGSGRESAIRALHSAGIEVTLIKDVTPIPHNGCRPPKRART
- the rpsM gene encoding 30S ribosomal protein S13, with the translated sequence MARIAGVELPRNKRIEVGLTYIYGIGPFTSSRILEHIELDPATKTDDLTEDDVNRLRDALERLGEILPQQESSYYNTFIEGDLRRETDMNIKRLTDINCYRGTRHRRGLPVRGQRTSTNARTRKGRARTISVGRKAKAKH
- the rpmJ gene encoding 50S ribosomal protein L36, which gives rise to MKVRASVKKMCDKCRVVKRAGVLRVICQNPRHKQRQG
- the infA gene encoding translation initiation factor IF-1 encodes the protein MAKDGIEMEGVVNESLPNAVFRVKLDNGHEVLAHISGRMRVNYIRIVPGDRVKVELSPYDLTRGRIVLRKK
- a CDS encoding adenylate kinase is translated as MRLVIFGPPGVGKGTQATRVATRYGLAHISTGDTLRQTIRSGSPLGLELRSYLDKGLLAPDLLVADIIERRLIQPDCRPGFILDGFPRTLAQAYTLDSLLKKRRLLLDATFFLDAEDDVIIERISGRRTCPHCGRSFHVTFAPPRVDGVCDADGEELVQRPDDEPVAVRKRLEVYNEETAPLREYFDRQGLLVSVDGTQSADAVESAIVQYLTEHVTERP